The following coding sequences are from one Vibrio syngnathi window:
- a CDS encoding dienelactone hydrolase family protein, whose translation MRTLTTLGLFSVLLPFSAISGENITYQVDGMDYEGYWSEASDQAPLVLLVHDWDGLTDYEKKRSEMLNELGYNVFAIDLFGKGIRPTEVKDKKQHTGELYKDREKMRALLNAGAMEAKRLGGNLDNNVMMGYCFGGAAVLEAARAGIPSKAYVTFHGGLSTPKGQDYSETKAPVVVFHGTADAMISMHDFGSLAAQLESSKVPHEMITYSGAPHAFTVFGSNNYQQEADQKSWDRFTHVLETTTR comes from the coding sequence ATGCGAACACTCACCACGCTAGGCTTGTTTTCAGTTTTACTGCCCTTCTCTGCGATTTCAGGAGAAAACATCACTTACCAAGTCGATGGTATGGATTACGAAGGTTATTGGAGTGAAGCCAGTGACCAAGCGCCTTTAGTGCTATTAGTACACGATTGGGATGGTTTAACTGATTACGAAAAGAAACGTTCTGAGATGCTCAACGAACTCGGTTACAACGTGTTCGCCATCGACCTATTTGGTAAAGGCATTCGCCCGACGGAAGTGAAAGACAAAAAACAACACACAGGCGAGTTGTATAAAGACAGAGAAAAAATGCGTGCACTACTTAATGCGGGAGCGATGGAAGCGAAAAGGCTTGGTGGTAACTTAGATAACAACGTGATGATGGGTTACTGTTTTGGTGGCGCAGCCGTTTTAGAAGCCGCTCGTGCTGGCATCCCATCGAAAGCTTATGTCACCTTCCATGGCGGTTTATCGACACCTAAAGGACAAGACTACTCTGAGACAAAAGCTCCAGTTGTCGTGTTCCATGGTACAGCAGACGCCATGATCTCAATGCACGACTTTGGAAGCCTCGCAGCTCAACTTGAATCAAGCAAGGTTCCGCATGAAATGATCACCTACAGTGGTGCGCCACATGCCTTTACCGTATTCGGCTCAAACAACTATCAACAAGAAGCTGACCAGAAATCGTGGGATAGATTTACCCATGTACTAGAAACCACCACCAGATAA
- a CDS encoding DUF4250 domain-containing protein has product MDLSNVKGFDSIILLGIVNEKLRLECDSFEELVSMYEMDIESVVGKLDMLGYQYDPLTNQFKSYPR; this is encoded by the coding sequence ATGGATTTAAGCAACGTCAAAGGTTTCGATAGCATTATTTTGCTGGGGATCGTCAACGAAAAGCTTCGTTTGGAATGTGATAGCTTTGAAGAGTTGGTCAGCATGTATGAAATGGATATAGAAAGTGTTGTAGGTAAGCTTGATATGCTTGGCTATCAATACGATCCATTAACTAACCAGTTTAAGTCTTATCCAAGATAA
- a CDS encoding sensor histidine kinase, producing the protein MISNVLTSTKTLTGRLAVFFGLMALIVSAFVYVVFITALYLSEDRVGERRILIDRNYAVGLFQSGESGELRIDDLTIAYNDLSYLPKKYLKYIEGKENFIGEVGEDPESRMVYVGEYTHEGRTHPIVLLSEIDRVELSVFELVYATTFVLALLSILIFSFGALLYRLSKRLIEPFNSLSEQLESNKLNLNEEFGVNDDAAVEFRQLTDQLNQYRREINSLVKREQAFARYSSHELRTPLTVARGANKLLLRSETTEFQSRQVERIDEAIVQMSEMVDALLGLVRYERNSDDAPLRLFSQQELETIVSKNSLQADEKEVAITLQVQSEPTIQSTNAIMNMLVGNLLRNAIAATNSGTVTITLSQDSLIIEDQGEGLQEQYNPNGHGLGLLIVDDLCQRFGWGFQLFNRTCGGCIAKITFQTDSTSSKQTSTKT; encoded by the coding sequence TTGATTTCAAATGTTCTTACAAGCACAAAAACCCTAACGGGCCGCTTAGCGGTTTTCTTTGGGTTAATGGCATTGATTGTTTCTGCGTTCGTCTACGTTGTGTTTATCACAGCCCTGTACTTGTCGGAAGACCGCGTGGGTGAAAGACGCATCCTGATCGATCGTAACTATGCAGTCGGGTTATTCCAGTCAGGCGAAAGTGGAGAGCTTCGTATTGATGATCTGACTATCGCTTACAACGATCTTTCCTATCTGCCAAAAAAGTATTTAAAGTATATTGAAGGCAAAGAAAATTTCATTGGTGAGGTCGGTGAAGATCCAGAATCTCGCATGGTATATGTAGGCGAGTATACTCATGAAGGTAGAACCCATCCGATTGTTCTGCTTTCTGAGATAGACCGAGTCGAGCTTAGTGTCTTTGAGCTCGTTTATGCCACCACATTTGTATTAGCCCTTCTCTCTATTCTAATATTCAGCTTCGGAGCTCTGCTCTATCGGTTGTCTAAACGGCTGATTGAGCCCTTCAACTCCCTGTCTGAACAGCTTGAATCCAATAAGCTCAATCTAAACGAAGAATTTGGAGTGAATGACGATGCGGCGGTGGAGTTTCGTCAGTTGACGGATCAACTCAATCAATACAGAAGAGAAATCAATTCTCTAGTAAAACGCGAGCAAGCTTTCGCACGCTACTCAAGTCATGAACTAAGAACTCCGTTGACTGTTGCTCGTGGTGCCAACAAACTGTTACTGAGAAGCGAAACAACCGAATTTCAATCTCGTCAGGTTGAACGTATTGATGAAGCCATTGTTCAAATGTCTGAAATGGTCGATGCACTGCTTGGTCTCGTTCGCTATGAAAGAAACAGTGACGATGCACCGCTACGTTTATTCAGCCAGCAAGAGCTAGAGACTATCGTTTCTAAAAATTCGTTGCAGGCTGACGAGAAGGAAGTCGCGATAACCTTACAAGTTCAATCAGAACCAACCATTCAATCCACCAACGCGATCATGAATATGTTGGTCGGTAACTTGTTAAGAAACGCGATTGCAGCCACTAATAGCGGTACAGTAACTATTACCCTTTCTCAAGACAGTCTTATTATTGAAGACCAAGGCGAAGGCCTGCAGGAGCAATACAACCCAAATGGTCATGGACTAGGTTTGTTGATTGTCGACGACTTGTGCCAACGCTTCGGTTGGGGCTTTCAATTATTCAATCGCACTTGTGGAGGATGCATCGCAAAAATCACCTTTCAAACAGATTCAACCTCATCTAAACAAACATCTACAAAAACATAA
- a CDS encoding YgiQ family radical SAM protein, whose amino-acid sequence MYSDITPIHEHKKYWAECYGTAPFLPTSRKEMDALGWDSCDIIIVTGDAYVDHPSFGMAIIGRLLEAQGFRVGIIAQPKWDSKDAFMELGRPNLFFGITAGNMDSMINRYTSDRKLRHDDAYTPNNEGGKRPDRATLIYSQRCREAYKGTPIVLGGIEASLRRVAHYDYWSDKVRRSVLFDAKADILLFGNAERALVEVAHRIADGEDISTLTNIRGTAINLPAAPEGYKIIDSSRIEKPNKAYVPVNPYEVETQCDTKKDEKEEVKAQPITIRPSRHDAKTTAVRIPGFEKLNNDRILYAHASRILHLETNPYSGRALIQRHGDRELWVNQAPIPLATEEMDYVFGLAYKRVPHPMYGKAKIPAYDMIKTSVNIMRGCFGGCSFCSITEHEGRIIQNRSKESILDEIEDIKDKVPGFTGTISDLGGPTANMYRLGCSDPKAEINCRRPSCVFPKICEKLNTDHQHTIDLYRSARKVPGIKKVMIASGVRYDLAIESPEYVRELVTHHVGGYLKIAPEHTEKGPLDLMMKPGMGTYDRFKEMFEKYSAEAGKKQYLIPYFISAHPGTEDEDMLNLALWLKKHNYECDQVQNFYPSPMCNATSMYYSETNPLKRVKYKKREDVPVPKGDRQRRLHKALLRYHDPENWKIIREALISMGKKHLIGDKANCLVPEEDFEAQTPAQRRKSGRHGSQRFATKHSKAQPGLGGESPRNHSKPSGNKPKPGGKKPTGSQNNGNQGNGKQNGNGNKPATGFIKKAPASQQSQGNGGGNGKPNRSKAGNGQGGKPASNGKNRQRATQR is encoded by the coding sequence ATGTACAGCGATATCACTCCTATTCACGAACACAAAAAATACTGGGCCGAGTGCTACGGAACAGCACCCTTTTTGCCTACCAGTAGAAAGGAGATGGATGCTCTTGGATGGGATAGCTGTGACATTATTATTGTAACTGGTGACGCTTATGTCGATCACCCGAGCTTTGGTATGGCTATCATTGGCCGTTTGCTTGAAGCTCAAGGTTTCCGCGTGGGCATCATTGCCCAACCAAAGTGGGACAGTAAAGATGCCTTTATGGAACTGGGTCGACCTAACCTATTCTTCGGCATCACTGCGGGTAACATGGATTCCATGATCAACCGCTACACCTCTGATCGCAAACTTCGTCACGACGATGCCTACACACCAAACAATGAAGGTGGTAAGCGTCCTGACCGTGCAACTCTGATTTATTCTCAACGTTGTCGTGAAGCTTACAAAGGCACACCAATCGTTCTTGGTGGTATTGAAGCAAGCTTACGTCGCGTAGCACACTACGACTACTGGTCTGATAAAGTTCGTCGCTCTGTATTGTTTGATGCAAAAGCAGACATTCTTCTTTTCGGTAACGCTGAGCGTGCATTGGTTGAAGTGGCACACCGCATTGCCGATGGCGAAGACATTTCTACGCTGACCAATATCCGCGGTACTGCTATCAACTTACCTGCAGCGCCTGAAGGTTACAAAATTATTGATTCTTCTCGTATCGAAAAACCGAACAAAGCCTACGTTCCGGTTAACCCGTACGAAGTAGAAACGCAATGTGATACCAAGAAAGATGAAAAAGAAGAAGTAAAGGCGCAGCCAATTACTATTCGTCCTTCTCGTCACGATGCAAAAACAACCGCGGTTCGTATCCCTGGTTTCGAAAAGCTCAATAACGACCGTATTCTTTACGCTCACGCTAGCCGTATTCTGCACCTAGAGACCAACCCGTATTCAGGTCGTGCTCTTATTCAACGTCACGGTGACCGCGAACTATGGGTAAACCAAGCGCCAATTCCTCTTGCAACTGAAGAGATGGATTACGTGTTTGGCCTTGCGTACAAGCGTGTTCCGCACCCTATGTATGGCAAAGCAAAGATCCCTGCATACGACATGATTAAAACCTCGGTTAACATCATGCGTGGTTGTTTTGGTGGTTGTTCTTTCTGTTCAATCACAGAGCACGAAGGTCGTATCATTCAGAACCGTTCGAAAGAATCGATCTTGGATGAAATCGAAGACATTAAAGATAAAGTACCTGGCTTTACCGGTACCATTTCTGACTTGGGTGGACCAACGGCGAACATGTATCGTCTAGGTTGTTCTGATCCTAAAGCTGAAATTAACTGCCGTCGCCCATCATGTGTGTTCCCTAAAATCTGTGAAAAACTGAACACAGACCACCAGCACACCATTGACCTTTACCGCTCAGCGAGAAAGGTTCCGGGTATCAAGAAAGTAATGATCGCATCAGGCGTTCGTTATGACCTTGCGATTGAATCTCCAGAATACGTACGTGAGCTTGTGACTCACCACGTCGGTGGTTACTTGAAGATTGCTCCAGAGCACACTGAAAAAGGCCCTCTGGATCTGATGATGAAACCGGGCATGGGCACTTACGATCGTTTCAAAGAGATGTTCGAGAAGTACAGCGCTGAAGCCGGTAAGAAACAGTATCTAATTCCTTACTTCATCTCTGCTCACCCGGGCACGGAAGATGAAGATATGCTTAACCTTGCGTTGTGGCTGAAAAAGCACAACTACGAGTGTGACCAAGTACAGAACTTCTACCCATCGCCAATGTGTAATGCGACGTCGATGTACTACTCAGAGACCAACCCTCTGAAGCGCGTGAAATACAAAAAACGTGAAGATGTTCCAGTGCCTAAAGGTGATCGTCAACGTCGTCTGCATAAAGCATTGCTTCGTTACCACGATCCAGAAAACTGGAAGATCATCCGTGAAGCACTGATCAGCATGGGTAAAAAGCACCTAATTGGTGACAAAGCGAACTGCTTAGTGCCAGAAGAAGACTTTGAGGCTCAGACACCGGCACAGCGTCGTAAGTCTGGTCGTCACGGCTCGCAACGTTTTGCAACTAAGCACAGTAAAGCTCAACCGGGTCTTGGCGGCGAAAGCCCACGTAACCATTCTAAGCCTAGTGGCAATAAGCCTAAACCGGGTGGTAAGAAGCCAACAGGTAGCCAAAACAACGGCAACCAGGGCAACGGAAAGCAGAATGGTAATGGTAATAAACCAGCGACTGGCTTCATCAAAAAAGCCCCTGCTAGTCAGCAATCACAAGGCAACGGCGGCGGAAATGGCAAGCCAAACCGCAGCAAAGCGGGTAATGGTCAAGGTGGTAAACCTGCAAGTAACGGCAAGAATCGCCAGCGCGCAACACAGCGTTAA
- a CDS encoding GtrA family protein, with protein sequence MFSVNSRLRMFNDKLQTHSQRLQSHHKMVRFAVVGVGGFVVDCLVFALLHYVVGLPLMMARISSFIAAATTTWLGNRILTFEYKGRGHWSEKLIQWQKFMLSASISAVPNLLCFKLMTELLPTFIGAVFIAMAVGTLVGMVTNYLFSQYWVFTR encoded by the coding sequence ATGTTCAGCGTTAACTCAAGGCTACGAATGTTCAATGACAAGCTTCAAACACACAGCCAAAGGCTTCAGTCCCATCACAAGATGGTTCGGTTTGCTGTGGTTGGTGTTGGTGGGTTTGTTGTTGATTGTTTGGTTTTTGCATTGCTGCATTATGTTGTTGGGCTACCTTTAATGATGGCGCGAATTAGCTCCTTTATTGCTGCTGCAACGACGACATGGTTGGGTAATCGCATACTGACTTTTGAATATAAAGGGCGAGGTCATTGGTCTGAAAAACTGATTCAGTGGCAAAAGTTCATGTTGTCAGCATCAATATCGGCAGTACCTAATTTACTGTGCTTTAAGTTGATGACGGAATTACTCCCTACATTTATCGGAGCTGTTTTTATCGCAATGGCAGTGGGGACTCTGGTCGGAATGGTCACCAATTACCTATTTAGCCAGTATTGGGTGTTTACGCGTTAG
- a CDS encoding LysR substrate-binding domain-containing protein: protein MIELKHLRTLTTLRDSGSLTATATSLHLTQSALSHQLKDLEARIGGQLFLRKTRPVKFTSEGEILLKLADEIQPQIAKAENELASLKEDVNGRLHMAIECHSCFQWLMPALKEYQVAWPSVTLDFSSGFGFEPLPALMAGELDLVITSDIQPRSEVHYEPLFDFEMRLITAINSPLAEKPSIEPQDLSDITMLSYPVQKQRLDVVKHFLQPAGVEPKKWKQADNTLMLVQMVSAGLGVAALPNWAISEFSRQGLIASKPLGKGLSRRLFAAVRNSEKDKRYLQAFFSTARQQSKSHLDGIEVV, encoded by the coding sequence ATGATAGAGCTTAAACACCTTCGAACATTGACCACCTTGAGAGACAGCGGCTCGCTGACGGCGACCGCAACTTCTCTTCATCTGACGCAGTCGGCACTTTCTCACCAGTTGAAAGACCTTGAGGCCCGTATCGGCGGTCAGCTTTTTTTGCGTAAAACAAGGCCGGTTAAGTTTACATCGGAAGGCGAAATCTTGTTAAAACTGGCTGATGAGATACAGCCACAAATCGCCAAAGCTGAAAACGAACTCGCAAGCCTAAAAGAAGATGTGAATGGCCGATTGCACATGGCGATCGAGTGTCACTCATGCTTCCAATGGCTAATGCCCGCTTTGAAGGAATACCAAGTTGCTTGGCCAAGCGTGACCTTAGATTTCTCGTCAGGGTTTGGGTTCGAGCCTCTACCGGCATTGATGGCTGGAGAACTCGATTTGGTGATCACCTCCGATATACAGCCCCGTTCTGAAGTTCACTACGAACCGCTTTTCGATTTTGAGATGCGTCTTATCACCGCGATCAACTCTCCTTTAGCCGAAAAGCCGAGTATTGAACCGCAAGATCTTAGTGATATTACGATGCTCTCTTATCCGGTTCAAAAGCAGCGTCTCGATGTAGTGAAACACTTTTTGCAACCCGCAGGCGTTGAACCAAAGAAATGGAAACAGGCAGACAACACATTAATGTTGGTACAAATGGTATCAGCAGGCTTAGGTGTCGCAGCATTACCAAACTGGGCGATCAGTGAATTTTCAAGGCAAGGACTCATTGCCAGCAAACCATTAGGCAAAGGGCTTTCAAGAAGGTTATTCGCAGCGGTAAGAAACTCAGAAAAAGACAAACGCTACCTGCAAGCTTTCTTTAGCACGGCAAGACAGCAAAGTAAGAGTCACCTAGATGGCATTGAGGTCGTTTAA
- a CDS encoding pyridoxal-phosphate dependent enzyme, giving the protein MKLNNSPVTQHQYNDHTFFLKRDDQLHSHFCGNKARKFMKLLEDEHPNTTTLISYGSAQANSLFSLAALAKIKGWTLEFYVDHLPQWLQERPISNYRGAVDLGAKVISVKETGSELHPQEYIEQVRQPDAQCIVLPEGGRSQLSEYGVKQLAMEILSWTRFENKHDFVVALPAGTGSTALYLHKHLKVHNIPVLTCACVGGNDYLTLQFNELGETDHPQILPLKTKHHFGKLYQQDYQTWLDLQEQTDIEFDLLYDPLMWQCLEQWQEDNPTKTVIYIHQGGILGNESMLPRYQRKYPEMSISKTNASW; this is encoded by the coding sequence ATGAAACTAAATAATAGCCCTGTAACTCAACATCAATACAACGACCACACCTTTTTCTTAAAGCGTGACGATCAGCTCCACTCTCACTTTTGTGGTAATAAAGCCAGAAAGTTCATGAAGCTACTGGAAGACGAGCACCCAAACACCACCACTCTAATAAGCTATGGTTCCGCTCAAGCTAACTCATTGTTCTCGCTAGCCGCACTTGCAAAAATTAAAGGCTGGACGCTTGAGTTTTACGTTGATCACCTTCCTCAATGGCTACAAGAACGTCCAATCAGCAATTACCGTGGCGCTGTAGACTTGGGCGCTAAGGTTATTTCAGTCAAAGAGACGGGCTCTGAGCTTCATCCACAAGAATATATCGAACAAGTCAGACAGCCTGACGCTCAGTGCATTGTGTTGCCAGAAGGTGGACGTTCTCAGCTTTCTGAATACGGAGTGAAGCAACTGGCGATGGAGATACTCAGCTGGACTCGCTTCGAAAACAAACACGATTTTGTGGTTGCACTACCAGCAGGCACCGGCAGTACGGCTTTGTATCTGCATAAGCATTTAAAGGTGCATAACATCCCGGTGTTAACCTGTGCGTGTGTTGGCGGTAATGACTATTTAACGCTGCAATTCAATGAACTTGGCGAAACTGATCACCCGCAGATCTTACCGCTCAAAACCAAGCACCACTTTGGTAAGCTGTATCAACAGGACTATCAAACTTGGTTGGATCTACAAGAACAAACGGATATTGAATTCGACCTGCTCTACGACCCATTGATGTGGCAATGCTTAGAGCAATGGCAAGAAGACAACCCAACCAAAACCGTCATCTATATCCATCAAGGTGGCATCTTAGGCAATGAATCGATGTTGCCACGCTATCAGCGTAAGTATCCAGAGATGAGCATTAGCAAAACCAACGCATCTTGGTAG
- a CDS encoding response regulator transcription factor, with protein MKRVLLVEDNREIAGVLFDYFECIGMELDYADNGELGLQLALENSFDIIILDLMLPRMDGLTVCNKLRDQGNATPILMLTALDSREDMLKGFEHGADDYLTKPFDLDILEARMNALVRRYRGKVASSKLQFDELTIDQKTRKAYRQDKLLALNPTTYTILEMLCQSAPDVVTREAISYKLWEENEPNNDVLRSHIYQLRNQLDKPFDTQMLITVPKVGFRLEPSN; from the coding sequence ATGAAACGAGTTCTATTAGTCGAAGATAACCGTGAAATTGCAGGTGTCTTGTTTGATTATTTTGAGTGTATTGGAATGGAACTCGATTACGCGGACAACGGTGAACTTGGCCTGCAGCTCGCGTTGGAAAACTCATTTGATATCATCATATTGGATCTAATGTTACCGAGAATGGACGGCCTCACGGTTTGTAATAAGCTGCGAGACCAAGGCAATGCAACACCGATTCTGATGCTGACAGCACTGGATAGCCGCGAAGATATGTTGAAGGGTTTTGAACATGGTGCCGATGATTATCTCACCAAGCCTTTTGATTTGGATATTTTGGAAGCGAGAATGAACGCGTTAGTCCGTCGTTACCGCGGAAAAGTGGCCTCTTCTAAACTTCAGTTCGATGAACTCACTATCGACCAAAAAACCCGTAAAGCTTACCGCCAAGACAAGCTGCTTGCGCTTAACCCAACCACTTACACTATACTTGAGATGCTGTGCCAAAGCGCACCTGATGTGGTAACACGTGAAGCTATCTCATATAAATTATGGGAAGAAAACGAGCCCAACAATGATGTATTGCGCAGTCACATCTATCAATTACGTAACCAACTCGACAAGCCTTTTGACACTCAGATGTTGATTACGGTGCCTAAAGTTGGTTTCCGATTGGAGCCATCGAATTGA
- a CDS encoding glycosyltransferase family 2 protein, whose protein sequence is MSELHISRPKISTSQINPAVSLSIIVPFYDEQEVLEEFHSRLTKVLDSLPITSEIVYVDDGSKDNSLELVSSFTSINSSISVIGLSRNFGKESAMSAGLEHCRGQAVILLDADLQDPPELIPQMIAKWREGYDVVNMQRSQRDGETWFKKFSAASFYKVMNVAAKIDVPENVGDFRLLSREVVDHINQLPERNRYMKGIFSWPGFRQATLQFKRDARFCGETKWNYLKLIGLAMDGITSFSIRPLRIATAVGGLVALTAFVYGVFIVFKTTMFGEPITGYPSMMVVQLALGGIQLLSIGLMGEYIGRIFIETKNRPLYLIQSVVDTPALKTHFKLEESA, encoded by the coding sequence ATGTCTGAACTTCATATAAGCCGCCCTAAGATATCTACATCGCAGATCAACCCTGCGGTTTCTCTGTCTATCATTGTGCCTTTTTACGATGAACAAGAGGTGTTGGAAGAGTTTCACTCTCGCCTCACTAAGGTTCTCGATAGCTTACCGATCACGAGCGAGATTGTTTATGTCGACGATGGCAGTAAAGACAACAGCTTGGAGTTGGTGAGTTCATTCACTTCAATTAATAGCTCAATTTCTGTTATTGGTTTAAGCCGTAATTTTGGCAAAGAATCAGCGATGAGCGCAGGCCTCGAGCACTGTCGTGGACAAGCGGTGATTTTGCTAGACGCTGACTTACAAGATCCACCTGAGCTTATCCCGCAAATGATTGCCAAGTGGCGCGAAGGTTATGATGTCGTCAATATGCAGCGTAGCCAGCGCGACGGTGAAACGTGGTTTAAGAAGTTTTCAGCAGCGAGCTTTTACAAAGTAATGAACGTGGCTGCGAAGATTGATGTTCCTGAGAATGTGGGTGATTTCCGACTGTTAAGCCGAGAAGTTGTCGACCATATCAATCAGCTTCCAGAACGTAACCGCTACATGAAAGGTATTTTTTCATGGCCGGGTTTCCGACAAGCGACGCTCCAATTTAAGCGTGATGCTCGCTTCTGTGGTGAGACCAAGTGGAACTACCTCAAGTTAATCGGTTTGGCGATGGATGGGATTACCTCGTTCTCTATCCGACCTCTGCGCATTGCGACGGCCGTTGGTGGTTTAGTGGCACTTACTGCTTTTGTGTATGGCGTCTTCATCGTATTCAAAACCACTATGTTTGGCGAGCCTATCACGGGCTATCCGTCAATGATGGTCGTGCAACTTGCCCTTGGCGGTATTCAACTCCTGAGTATTGGTTTAATGGGTGAGTACATAGGTCGTATTTTTATCGAAACCAAGAATCGCCCTCTGTATCTGATTCAGTCGGTGGTCGATACACCTGCATTAAAAACACATTTCAAATTAGAGGAGTCAGCATGA
- a CDS encoding ArnT family glycosyltransferase, protein MSLNRTHLWYLLAFALVLRLLSLATYPLMDTTEARYGEMARLMVETGNWLTPQFDYGIPFWGKPPLFTWMSAAGIELFGLSEFAVRAPHWLAGFATILLVAYLAKRTGQSALVGAVVLATCGIFSIAAGAVMTDMALTLAMTIAMLGFYLCWQAEGSVKTNRNWGYIGFIGLALGLLAKGPVAIVIMGIAVFPWLILQHGFFGAFKVLLQRFPLLSGIGVMLAIALPWYIMAEMATPGFIDYFIVGEHFKRFVVSGWEGDLYGSAHDETRGMIWVFWIQAAAPWSIVLPILTIARRKKIVEVNAENRGLFSFLVCWLISPLILFTMAGNILPAYVLPGIPALGLLIAILVVEKDKKWFSSVALVLPVLLMIAMVYLNLGKANEKSDRIIFEQITDSAPSFYVGKRPFSGQFYSHGQAKKLLDIEQLNGIDKFYLIGHKAEVETKIKENALTCILEPTVKIKRALFSCHNQSNTPNFSLNHIESENDVQR, encoded by the coding sequence ATGAGCCTGAACAGAACGCACCTATGGTATTTGTTGGCTTTTGCACTGGTTCTAAGACTCTTATCTTTGGCGACTTATCCGTTAATGGATACCACTGAAGCGCGCTATGGAGAAATGGCTCGCTTGATGGTAGAAACTGGCAATTGGTTAACCCCTCAGTTTGATTACGGTATTCCTTTTTGGGGTAAGCCACCGTTGTTCACATGGATGAGTGCTGCTGGTATTGAGTTGTTCGGCTTGAGTGAGTTTGCTGTGCGTGCTCCGCATTGGTTAGCTGGTTTCGCGACGATTCTATTGGTCGCGTATCTGGCGAAGCGTACGGGACAAAGTGCCTTAGTGGGGGCTGTTGTATTGGCAACATGTGGGATTTTCTCTATCGCCGCGGGTGCTGTGATGACTGACATGGCGTTGACCTTAGCTATGACAATCGCCATGTTAGGTTTTTACCTATGCTGGCAAGCAGAAGGGAGTGTTAAGACGAATAGAAATTGGGGGTACATCGGTTTTATTGGCTTAGCTCTGGGGTTACTTGCAAAAGGACCCGTTGCGATTGTGATAATGGGGATTGCCGTTTTCCCTTGGTTAATCTTACAGCATGGCTTCTTTGGCGCTTTTAAAGTGTTGTTGCAACGCTTTCCATTGCTGTCGGGCATAGGTGTGATGCTAGCGATTGCCTTGCCTTGGTACATCATGGCAGAAATGGCGACACCGGGTTTTATTGATTACTTTATTGTTGGTGAACACTTTAAGCGCTTTGTAGTGAGTGGTTGGGAAGGTGATCTTTACGGATCTGCTCATGATGAAACCAGAGGTATGATTTGGGTGTTCTGGATTCAAGCCGCTGCGCCTTGGTCGATTGTGTTGCCTATTTTGACTATCGCCCGTCGTAAGAAAATCGTAGAAGTTAACGCCGAAAATCGCGGGTTGTTTTCGTTTCTTGTTTGTTGGTTGATTTCACCACTGATTCTTTTCACTATGGCGGGTAATATTCTTCCAGCTTATGTGCTCCCAGGTATCCCAGCGCTTGGCCTGTTGATTGCTATACTCGTAGTGGAAAAAGATAAAAAGTGGTTCTCAAGCGTGGCTTTGGTTCTGCCTGTATTGCTGATGATTGCGATGGTATACCTGAACCTAGGTAAAGCGAATGAGAAAAGTGACCGTATTATTTTTGAACAGATTACAGATTCTGCGCCAAGCTTTTATGTGGGTAAACGACCATTCTCAGGGCAATTTTACAGTCATGGGCAAGCGAAAAAGCTTCTTGATATCGAGCAGCTAAATGGCATCGATAAGTTCTATTTGATCGGCCATAAAGCGGAAGTAGAAACTAAGATCAAAGAGAACGCGTTAACGTGCATTCTGGAGCCGACGGTCAAGATTAAGCGTGCTTTGTTCAGCTGCCATAACCAGAGCAACACACCAAATTTTTCGTTGAATCATATTGAAAGTGAAAATGATGTTCAGCGTTAA